Within bacterium, the genomic segment GCAGCAAAGCGGGGGGATCAGCGAGAGCGCGGCGCCGACGGCGGCGCCGATCAACGCGGGGCGAAGCATGTTCGGCTTGAGCGTGGCCATGGGATCGCCTCCTTTTCCGCGAGTGTAGGGCGCCGCTCCGTCGGCGCGCGCTCCGGGCGGCGCGCGGGCGCCGTGCGCCGTCGAGCGGTCCGATCAAGCCCGCGGGCGGCGACGCCGCGCGCCTCCCGCGGACGCCTTTCGCGGCCTCCGCCGCCGCGAAGGGGCACCGGGCGAGGCGGCGACGCGGCGCGCGGGGCGATTGCCGCGGCGCGGCGGGCGCGTCAAGCTCTCCGGCGATGGACGCGCAGCGGGAGATCGCGCGCCGACGCGCTTGGGGGTGCGCCGCCCTCGCCGCGGCCGCGTGCCTCTTCTCCGGCCCGGTCGGCTGGCTGCCGTTCGCGGCGCCGTCGTTCGCCGCGCTCCGCCCGTTCGGCCCGCTCTTCGTCCTGACCGCGCTGCTCGCCGCGCTCCACGCTCGGCAGCGCCGCGCGGGGCGCGACCTCCCCGCCTCGCCCGACGCGCCGCCGCAATGGGCGCAGGCGACGCCGATCGTCCTCGCGGTCGTCGGCGAGAAGTGGATCGCCGTCGAACTCCTCGGACGCGTCGCCGCCCGCACCGCGCGCGATTCCGGCCCGGCGTTCGCCGATCCGGTCTATCGCCTCGCCACCGGCGGCGCGCTGCTCCTCGCCGCGCTTCTCGCGCTGCCGTTGCCGCGCGCCGCGCGCCCCGAGATCCGCGCCGGGCTCTCCCCCGCCGCCGCGCTGCGCGCGCTGGCGATCTCCGGCGCCGCGGCGGCGGTCGTCGTCCTCGCCCTCGTCGCGGTCTCGCTCGTCGTGCGCGCGCCCTGGACGATCTACTGGGCGCCGTCGTTCCGCGTCGCCGCCGCCGCGCAGGTCGTGCGCGGCTTCGCCGAGGAGCTCTTCTACCGCGCCGCGCTCCAAGGCGCGCTCGCGGCCCTCTTCGCGCGGCTTCCTTGGCGCCGCGGGGAGCGGCTCCCGCGGCGCGCCGCCGCGGCAGGCGCGATCC encodes:
- a CDS encoding CPBP family intramembrane metalloprotease, producing MDAQREIARRRAWGCAALAAAACLFSGPVGWLPFAAPSFAALRPFGPLFVLTALLAALHARQRRAGRDLPASPDAPPQWAQATPIVLAVVGEKWIAVELLGRVAARTARDSGPAFADPVYRLATGGALLLAALLALPLPRAARPEIRAGLSPAAALRALAISGAAAAVVVLALVAVSLVVRAPWTIYWAPSFRVAAAAQVVRGFAEELFYRAALQGALAALFARLPWRRGERLPRRAAAAGAILVVSCGFALQHLDARRPPAVAAGALLFVLLTSILLGMLYAAARNLYLAAAAHTALNLLLLRALPLPVNATGEPLLAPARVGLLFVFLLFVGAAVDHRRRRGKSEA